From a region of the Impatiens glandulifera chromosome 4, dImpGla2.1, whole genome shotgun sequence genome:
- the LOC124936134 gene encoding zinc finger CCCH domain-containing protein 30-like yields the protein MNNLTVGNEDSFAEFAANNDVKNFKLSIQTDPSGIDQVCLWYGRGIGTKQMILLQRTPLMIACTYGSLDVVKLILSLSISDVNRICGHTTALHCAASGGSPKAVEIVKVLLEAGADHDLIDINGYRPIDVIVVSPNVHYSKSSLQELLSTDYRRTVKKEYPIDPTLPDINDGIYSTDEFRMFSFKIRPCSRAYSHDWTECPFVHPGENGRRRDPRKYHYSCVPCPDFRKGSCRRGDVCKYAHGVFECWLHPAQYRTRPCKDGTSCNRRVCFFAHAKDELRPLYVSPPISPSGNGMISNVGWPHGSNLQSSRLGLSFNARDRLAEELSMMNELSARSNTLTPMNLEELFSEYHQPTMLSPINTVFSPKGIVHSGFQMSPRNVDSPMNSRVSMLAQREQFRSFRSRELGSSSGSIVGSPSESWSQWGSMNGEADWGVRTEEFGKFRRSSSFEIENNGDEPDLSWVHSLVKESPQEMNETQSTNGAMEDSNSNSNSNNNPHLDPIDQTGLGAWLEQVQLDQLIAR from the coding sequence ATGAATAATTTAACTGTTGGAAATGAAGATTCTTTTGCTGAATTTGCTGCTAACAATGATGTTAAGAATTTCAAACTATCAATCCAGACTGATCCGTCTGGGATTGATCAAGTTTGTTTATGGTATGGTCGTGGAATAGGAACAAAACAGATGATTCTCTTACAGAGGACTCCTCTGATGATCGCTTGTACATACGGTAGTCTTGATGTTGTGAAACTCATTCTTTCGCTGTCGATTTCTGATGTAAACCGCATTTGCGGTCATACCACAGCTCTTCATTGTGCTGCTTCGGGTGGTTCTCCGAAAGCAGTTGAGATTGTGAAGGTTCTGTTAGAAGCAGGGGCTGATCATGATTTGATTGATATAAATGGTTATAGGCCAATTGATGTTATTGTTGTCTCGCCTAATGTTCATTACTCGAAATCTTCTCTTCAAGAACTGTTATCAACTGATTATAGAAGAACTGTTAAGAAAGAGTATCCTATTGATCCAACTTTACCTGATATCAATGATGGTATATACTCAACTGATGAATTCAGAATGTTTTCGTTTAAGATTAGGCCGTGTTCGAGGGCTTACTCACATGATTGGACAGAGTGTCCTTTTGTTCATCCTGGCGAAAATGGTAGGAGAAGAGACCCGAGAAAGTATCATTACAGTTGTGTTCCTTGTCCTGATTTTAGGAAAGGTTCTTGTAGAAGAGGGGATGTTTGTAAATATGCTCATGGGGTTTTCGAGTGTTGGCTACACCCTGCTCAGTATCGAACCAGGCCGTGTAAAGATGGGACGAGTTGTAATCGACGAGTATGTTTCTTTGCTCATGCGAAAGATGAACTTAGGCCTTTGTATGTCAGTCCACCTATTTCACCATCTGGAAATGGGATGATTTCGAATGTGGGTTGGCCACATGGAAGTAATCTTCAGTCGAGTCGATTGGGGTTGTCGTTTAATGCGAGGGATAGACTGGCCGAGGAATTGAGTATGATGAACGAACTATCAGCTCGTTCCAATACTCTAACCCCAATGAACTTGGAAGAACTTTTCTCAGAATATCATCAACCAACGATGTTATCACCAATCAACACTGTTTTCTCACCGAAAGGGATTGTTCACTCCGGTTTTCAAATGTCTCCAAGAAATGTGGATTCACCTATGAACTCTCGTGTTTCGATGCTAGCTCAAAGAGAGCAATTTCGTAGCTTTAGATCACGCGAACTTGGGTCTAGTTCCGGTTCTATTGTTGGCTCGCCTAGCGAGTCATGGTCTCAATGGGGTTCTATGAATGGGGAGGCGGATTGGGGTGTTCGAACTGAAGAATTTGGTAAGTTTCGTCGATCATCCTCATTTGAGATTGAGAATAATGGAGATGAACCTGATTTATCATGGGTTCATTCACTTGTGAAAGAATCGCCACAAGAAATGAACGAAACACAATCTACAAATGGTGCAATGGAGGACTCAAACtcgaactcaaactcaaacaatAACCCTCACCTAGATCCAATTGATCAAACCGGTCTTGGCGCCTGGCTCGAGCAAGTGCAGCTCGATCAACTCATCGCTAGGTGA